In Chroicocephalus ridibundus chromosome 2, bChrRid1.1, whole genome shotgun sequence, the DNA window AACACAGCTGATTAATTGTCAATTTACTATGGCCTTGCTGTAGTAAGATAGAAGAAAGTTACCTTGTTTGCAGAAATTAACTGGCGTTTGACGGTGGTTGAAATGTCTGTTTCAACAAAAACAAGGTGTCTTAAAATAAACCCCTTGTTTTAATTCTCTTTGAGTACATCCCTTCATGTATGGAATGTAGGTAAATTCTTCTGTTGAAGAGAGTAATGCCTGTATGAACTTCAGATTCCACTTGTTTAACACGTTGTCTCTGCCTTGGAGAAATGTAATATTGAGCTGGTTCTGAGGATGAAACCTTTAGCCTGgtgcagggtggttttttttttctctttattttggtTCTGGGCTGCTTAGGGAGCTACCAAGAGGAGCCTGTTTTACCAGTGCTTGGATATTTAGCATTTAGAGAGATTTATGGTGATTGAACATTGGAACATCAAAGCCCTTACCATCTCCAACCTGCCTGTTCATCTGTGATGGATGCTAATACCCCTGAAGCAGGAACACCTGACAACTTAACTAGTCAGCTTCTGTATGTTAGTTACAATGTCCTTTATAAAGCAAGATTGACTTGCTTTTGGTTTGCTGTAATAACTTGAGTTGAAAGTTGCAGCAGTTTTGGAATGATTCATAGGCTGTGATGTCTTGGAGTATGCGGGACAGGGCAATATCCTTGGTATGCAAGGGTTATTTATGGGTCAGTGCCTCTTCAGACATTTGATTTAAATTGGTCACGTTCTGTCAGTATGCTTGGTGATGGAAGTCTCCAGTTTCACCAAGTAGGGGGCCTCCTTTAGCATTTCATCAAGCAGaaggttttaaatgttttttgttgttgttgttcttagtGGAAGGAGCAAGGGCAAGCCAGTCTAAAGTATTTCATTAATGTCTGTCATGACTGGGAAAACAACTCCAAGCATTTATGCTGGATTGCTCGAACTTTCATCTAAATTCTTGGGATTGTTGCATCTTCTGCTGTGTATGTACTATAACTGGGCAAACAACGTGACTATAAAGCAGGTAATCAAGACAGCTTGTCAGACCACTGTAATAGctgtgtgcttatttttaaacttcaaaagctACGGTAAAACAGATGGCTGAGTTAAAACTCAAAGGGTTAAGAGAACTCAGTAGAaggaaattttgcttttcagtgtttggttgtgtgtggcttttttttcttccccaagatATTATTGATATTCTAGCTTAGTTTTGTAATATGGGTTTCTATGATGTGTGGGTACTCACTTCCATGTTGCTATTAAGTACCTTAATCTGAATGGAAAGTCTTTAATAGGAGTGTTTGCAGACTTGGAATAAGATACTGTTTTCTGCACTTAGAAGACCATTATTTATGGTGGTACTTTCAGCTGTAGTTGCAATGGATGCAAGTTTCCCTGAAACTGCAGGCTGTTGGAGTTATGCTAAAACTAATTACTGAGATCACTTGCAAAGTCAAAAATatgtctgctttaaaaacaaggaCTCTTGAGAAGTGATTCTTTCTTCCATACCCGTTAGCTAAGGTGGAGTTGTCAGGAGCTGAAACTCAAGGGTTTAAAATACTGTTCAAGTAATATAAATGTGTGTAGAACTGTAAATACCTGAACTGTTGGATTATAGCCTGATGGGATGCTGTTACTGGTACTCTGTGCAGTCTGTTGAAGCAGGATGAAGTGTATCTAGAAGGCTTAAGAAAAGGCTTGTTGTTACTCAGATTaactattactgaaaaaaaaaagggaattcttTCCAATTACTGCATTCTTGTGTCTTTAACTTAAGGAAAGATTGGTTGTTTAAATAGCTGTTCTGTGTTAAACAGAGTTATGGTCTATCAGCTAATGCTTGCTTCAGACCTGCTATATTTTAATAATAGGCttaaattgtttaaggaaatcaTATTTGCATCTCTGAATATAATTTTATGTGAATGTAGAGATATAAGCAGACTTCTGGTTTCAGCACCTCTATCTTTTTTGTAGCTGCTTTTCTAACCCAGACTGTATGTCTCGACGATACAACAGTAAAATTTGAAATTTGGGATACAGCTGGGCAAGAGCGATACCACAGTTTAGCACCCATGTACTACAGAGGAGCGCAAGCAGCTATAGTGGTATACGACATTACAAATGAGGTAAGTAATATATTAGGGAGGCACAAGGGAGACTTGTAAGTTAGCAgtcttgcattgatttttttttccttaatttttcttgCTGACTTGTGTGAATCAGCTcatcatttcatagaatcatagaatgggttggaagggaccttcaaaggtcacctagttcagtgcctctgccgtgggcagggacacctcccactagatcaggttgcttattGCATATTGGACTATGTAATGTTAAATAGTGTTTGTAAACTTACCGTGTGAAAAGACTGTTTCtaggttttttgtctttaaaaaaaaaaaaagagagagaaagcaaatttCATTGTAGAAATGTTTCAAACCCACCTATAAATCAGTTCACCAGAACTGAGCTGTTACTCTTACCACGTTGCTGGTGGCAATTTATTTCTGATAGTgaaagacattattttaatattgtattaCTGCAAGTTACGGGTAAGGATTGGAAAGGTAGCAAGACCAAAACCTGAggttatttgatttctttttatttgaacttAGATGGGATAAACTTCATTTGTTTTTGGTAAAATGAGACttaaaaaccctcaaaaaaaccaGAAACCCTGTACCATAATGAACAGTGCTCAGTAATTAGAAAATGTTTTGAGGCCTTTTCAATATAGCTTGATTCctctagaggaaaaaataaaaatcccatttacTCTCTTAACCACTTCTCTTTCCTTACTCTGTCTACAAAAAGATCTTCCTATCTCTACTTACTTACTTCAGCATTATCTCAACTAAGCACATTTGAGAACTAAGCTTGgaatgtttaattttgaaagctCAGTTGACAAGTTGGAATGCCTTTGGACAAAGGTAGCAGCCTCGTGTTGGCCTCTTGCTTGAAGTATCGATAACAGAGATTGGGATAATAGATGAGTACAAAAGGATGATAAAACTCAGTTGCATCATTTTGCAATCATTAACAGGAGTCCTTTGCCAGAGCGAAAAATTGGGTCAAAGAACTTCAGCGGCAAGCAAGTCCTAACATTGTAATAGCTTTAGCAGGAAACAAAGCTGATCTAGCTAACAAAAGAGCTGTGGATTTCCAGGTATGTACATAACTTCTATTTatagaaataacattttgttGGAATAGAAAGTAAATAAACCTACAAGGAGCTTCTATGCATAGCCTAGCTAGTTATAGAGGTCATGCTGTTAAATACAAACATCAACTGAGAGTAATTAAATTACACATgctactgaaaaattatttctgtacaaGTGATATGTAGCAGTAGACTTTTTTGAATAATTAAGTTTGACTTTGAGGAATAACTAATTTATTTGCATATCTTTAAGGCTAATtgaatttctgttctttgatCTGACCTCTTCCTGTCTTCTGCCTGAAATTATGGGTAACTAGGGTTTCAGTGCATGAGATAGCAGTAACTCTCGGTGCAAACCATTTGTTGTGACTTGTCAGCAGGAGAATTTCGGTTATTGTATGATACGAAGCTGATTGATGTGTTTAACTTGCTGGGCTATACTCTTGAAGCGGTGTTCAAGTTTTAGTTGTGCTTTTCATGGCATTCTTTTTGGTTTAGTGGATGTATCTGTGCTCTTGCTGCTATGTTTTGTCTTCTAGAAAGTTTAACCAAGTTTCTGATTTTTATATTTCCGTGTCCATTGTAACATAAAGTTGTGTGACAGAAAACCTTTGTGTTTTGTGAAAAATTGTGTTAGTTAACAAATTTCATACATGTGTGGAGTCAAAAACTTAATCAAATTTAATTACCAAAGTAGAACTATGTTTACTATGTTTACTGGTTTTTGTACAATTACAATATTAACATTGTTCAAATGTTCATTTTTTGTTCATGGGGATTCATGGGCTTCTTGCAGGCTTGACAATCCTCACTGCAAAGCACACTTTAGATTTCTGGGTAATTGATAATGTGTTATTTCACATATAGTTACATAGATCGTAGAAAATGTCACTTAAATGAATGTAGAatgctgtagattttttttttccatcagataTTCTATAGTTTGGTGTTTTTCAGATTTCCTATTGAATGCAAAGGCAGTTAATGTAATCATAAGAAGCTGAGGATTCTCAGCTGAATTGGCTAACAGGAAGTGTACAATGTGTAATgattgggtgatttttttttttaagtgaagtaatgcattcttattttaattttcaggaagCACAGGCTTATGCAGATGACAACAGCTTATTGTTCATGGAGACGTCTGCCAAAACATCTATGAACGTAAATGAAATATTCATGGCAATTGGTGAGTTTACAAACAAACAGAGAATTTAAGGGAATTGTTTTCATGAGATTCATACCATCACAATCTTCCTAACCCAAGATCTTTGTTTTTCACCTAAATTATTTCTGACACTGAAGTTTCCTTAGGCCTTTTCAGATCCTTTTTGATGTTCACAAGTCAGATAAACTTACGTGAAGCACAATTGCACAGGTCTTCTGTCAAGCGTAAAAACACTTGGATTAATTTGGAATAGCTAAGATATAGGTTACTTTTGAATTCTATCAACAAGTTGTGTATACCTGCTTTGATTTCATGGTCAAAACTTGTACTGCTTTAAGTTCAAGCAAAATAAAGCTTTAGTTGTTATATATAAACCCCCCAACTTTCCCATGGTATAGGTTAACCATAAAAAAAGCTTTACACAGCTTTTCTTAATTGTAAGATGTACTTGGCATTTGTTTATCAAATTAGTATAAGAATGTAAGTGAAAAGCGCATAAATGTGTGCCTTCTGATGGTATGTTCTTTGCAGCAGATTCCACACTGCATCAAATAGGTGCAGAACCTGTAACGATGTACCTTTTTATGAGACAATGGTAATTGAAGCCAGAAACATTTCAAAGCGGGAGAATGAtagaggacttaaaaaaaaaaaaaaaaaaaaaaagtcaagtattcGTTTTAATCtaagcaaaatatttgctaaatacACTTTGtgttaaaattttgtttaaattccaAATGCAGCTATCCAAAAGTTGTGCCAAAGATGACAATGTGTGCTTAAATTCAATGTCCAAGTATAAGTAAAGGACACTTCATGTGAAAAGTAAATTTACTAACATATTTTTAGCCCCAGCAATCTTCAGGATTTCTATAAAGATGCTAACATGTAATAGTAAGTATAAATTACTAAGAAATTTTGTGAATTCCACTGATACAAAAGTGTATTCCATTGTTAATAAACAATTTGaaagtggaggaaaaagaaagtatacATTTTTAGGTGGGTCACCAACCTATATATTAATAACCTTAATCACAGTAGTAGTTCTGCTACTGGGAAATAATAATCTATACTGTCAAATAACATTATTAAATCTGTTTCGTATTTTGCGCTGCAGTGACTTCTGTCccacttttttttgtgaaaaaacagTATTGCTATCAAAATTACATGTTTCTAAAGAGCTCTTATCTACTGCTTTCCAAATCAGTAAAGCAGAAGGTAATATATGGTGTGGTTCAAATTTCCAGCAGATGCAAATTAAATTATCACTATAGCAACACTTCATAACAAGTACTTGCTTCATATTAACTATAAAtacttgggggggaaaaaaacacttaaCTGTGTGAGTAGAAAGTATATTTTTCTCATAAATGCTTAAGATAGGCCTGCATTTAATGATACAGAAATGCTCAATTACACCATTCtggtgaaattttaaaattaatttgcttaaagGTGCATTTTACATCctgttcaaaaaaagaaaattgaatccCCAATGTCTGATAACTTTCTTGGTAATTTGTTATATCAACAATAATTTTTACCTCTCCATATTTTAATGAAGTATACAAAGTAAATCTGAGAAATCAATGCCCATTTAGTACCTGGGTATTTTGTCTGCAAGATTGGTTGTCCGTGTGAGTGTTCTTTCACATTGATGGGTGAAATTCAGCTTTGTTGGTGCATCAGAACAAAATCTGTGCGGCAGTGGTCCCTGAAAGGAAATCTAGACAAGGATACAAGGATATAAGTATTGCATGGAACTGGGAATGGCCTTCTGCACAACATGGATGTGGTTCTAAGGACCATGAGTAAATATGATCGTCaaaaatgggagaaaatgaaaaatgagaacaTGAACAGAATTGTGGGATGAAAGCTACAGCTGCTTGTAAATGGACTGCTTTGCAGCTCATTCAGAACTACCACTTGAAAAAATTCATAGTAATTTACAATTCTAGAATGTATCTAGAATCCAAAATGACACTgctctgaagacttttttttttttttttaatggtgctttGTCCCTTTGTACTGTCTCAGCAGCTTAGTATTGTGTGAATTCTTGTGTTTTGTCACAGAATTGtggaacagcccaggttggaaggaacctcaaaaTATAGTCTGGTCGAGCCTTCCActggaaagggagcctagatgagattatctagcatcCTGAGATCTTCCAGCACCACAACACATCTTGTTGATGTGTACTCTGATGGATTTCTGGCTGTGATACTTGCGTGTCATTCCTTTTATGAAAACTCGTTCTTTTAAAAGCTGGCCAAAGTAATTACTTTGGAGTCGAAGCATGCAGCCAGACTGTAAAACAGGAATGGCTGTTGGCTCCCAGTAACATGAGCAGGACAGCCCCATGGAAGTCCTTTTACGTAGAATTTAGCAATTTTCTGATGGTGAGAAAGCTAGGGGGAGCTACTGCTCAGAAGGGTAACAAGAAGGTGCCTTGTACCTAGAAGGACAACAAAGAAATTATCACAGTCAATTGACTAATACAAGCTGAAGAGAAGAgacagcttggggggggggggaagaggagagactTGATCTAGTGCTGAGGGCCATTTTGTATGTTGTATGCAAATACTTATTCTGGAGAGAAAGCTGGGCAGCAGTTTGATccatttctgtctgtgttttgtcccttttttattctttgtatatGTTTCAGCAGTAACAGCCTGATCTTAAAGCCTGTTCTGTGTAGGTGGATTCCCAGAAGAGCTGTCATTTACTGGCATAGCATACCTGTGCAGATACATTTTAAGTGCTCAAGTTActaatgcatttcaaaaatgcTCTTGAAAATCATAGATAAGGTAGTTAATCATTAAGAAGTTAAGTGTCAACTTCTTTTATTACCAACACACTGAATCAAACCAGGTTTTGGAGTGATTACATTGATATGCTTATAGAGTAGTAGTGTTGACTGTGTACTCAGGTCATTTAATCTTAATTCAGTTTTAGCTTTAACTCTTATTTCTGGTTGATTTTGTAGCAAAAAAATTGCCCAAGAATGAACCACAGAATGCAGGAGCCAACTCTGCCAGAGGAAGAGGAGTAGACCTTACTGAACCCACGCAATCACCCAAGAGTCAATGTTGTAGTAACTAAAACATCAATTGCTTTAAACTGTTCTGAATATTCTTCTGCTTCCTAACTGTTAATAACCATGGAATTGGAGTGCTTAACCTGGCCCAGTACAGCTTCCAAACAGCGAAGAGACTTATGATAATAGCCAAGTTCATGATACAGAGTTTTCTTTTGACCTAAAATTTTAACATGCATGTATCCACCACTGGCTGTAATGTTTCAGCAGTAGAGGAGAGATGGAATCGGAATAAACTTCCTTCAgttgaaaggttttaaaaatcacttaCCATTAGAGGTGTAGAAGAACTACTTTCCGTGGACCTAATTGGCCAGTTCCTGTAGCCTCAATACTGATTGCTGTTATAATAAATAGAATTGGGACTCTTCATAATTCTCAATTGTGCTTTAAAACCTTTTTAGAAACAGGGTCTAAAAATTACTTAAACTTAGTCACAGTATTGATGCAACCAGTTGTTTCTGCAGGT includes these proteins:
- the RAB5A gene encoding ras-related protein Rab-5A; protein product: MANRGATRPNGPNAGNKICQFKLVLLGESAVGKSSLVLRFVKGQFHEFQESTIGAAFLTQTVCLDDTTVKFEIWDTAGQERYHSLAPMYYRGAQAAIVVYDITNEESFARAKNWVKELQRQASPNIVIALAGNKADLANKRAVDFQEAQAYADDNSLLFMETSAKTSMNVNEIFMAIAKKLPKNEPQNAGANSARGRGVDLTEPTQSPKSQCCSN